Proteins encoded together in one Lathyrus oleraceus cultivar Zhongwan6 chromosome 5, CAAS_Psat_ZW6_1.0, whole genome shotgun sequence window:
- the LOC127088192 gene encoding lysine-specific histone demethylase 1 homolog 3 isoform X1, with product MDGEDMISGGNNKRTKEMEDGTDSDDNEMIFKLRKPHGVKKKVCLAPEEMCGNGGGENADSIEELVDVAQTDLGSMEDTLACFRKRLKGPKRDRDSSDAGGNVSSLNVVAESSDGPLNVSCQYEGLDERSWLNKDNVYEGRGSDLDMDMKVERPNVDLALKGIEDGDVSEGDLAVQESRNTPKDEKGVCVLLNVGMQHSSEEIMGDSLPEMLRTAQSSFVSKSCTAVSSEQKCGSGGQNLNDGLSPDSRCASKTADGTRDLNIPDGPLADPCFPANVCYGDSQPLSCVRSEGICSPSDQKTALQEIICNDGLKKCSVVLHDVEEITDTMSLPKMGERVSPIIEGELKKRLTDDQVELFNIPSKCSDFTSKDKEKFSPCNYEPLAKSSENVLCESNHQVSEKVLQGSSRHGAMSFFGCQPELDVGVFSETKFVSGKSCSDQNIIDTKDEVQDFVSGNLLKKNSAVSGGCLHPTVSNETNNSELAVQPNHPEIPSKTQIIPKDSDAYIPKCSLVLHPTQPSKNTYENTSLANGDCFYAKKDSEGASPQSLIPEDNENSAENDVSVSEVANFDDKTSAVIRRKAKKRRHGDMAYEGDADWEVLINDQAFLESQGVDGERILKPRGKLESFLNVVEESESDAVAVSAGLKAHEAGPVEKIRFKEILKRKGGLQEYIDCRNQILALWGCDITRILLLADCGVHDTPSEDEPPRSSLIRDIYTFLDHCGYINVGIASLKDNVESSAKHNYTLVGEKGYEESYTASVADSEDGVSFIVGQTKKPDASGETKCDRIVGNADLATEVTKDKMNVNMVTMDISNMTQHEERKSDDCQEKHGHGDVSEQSNESTCVKSVLGDQMGDILNSDSEVRKRVIVIGAGPAGLTAARHLQRLGFPVTVLEARSRIGGRVFTDRSSLSVPVDLGASIITGVEADVATERRPDPSALVCAQLGLELTVLNSDCPLYDIATRQKVPLDMDEALEAEYNSLLDDMVLLVAQKGDQAMRMSLEDGLEYALKRRRLERSRRSNKHNNYLDGSFGLKRGIIHGKEMEEVLSPLERRVMDWHFANLEYGCAALLKEVSLPYWNQDDVYGGFGGAHCMIKGGYSTVVESLGDGLDIHLNHAVTNVAYGSTEPGPGNKVKVSTSNGNEFFGDAVLITVPLGCLKAESIKFSPPLPPWKYSSIERLGFGVLNKVVLEFPSVFWDDAVDYFGATAEETSRRGHCFMFWNVRKTVGAPVLIALVVGKAAIDGQNLSSSDHANHALMVLRKLFGEASVPDPVAYVVTDWGRDPFSYGAYSYVAIGASGEDYDILGRPVDNCLFFAGEATCKEHPDTVGGAMMSGLREAVRLIDLFSTGNDYTAEVEAVEAALKQSDTEREEVRDIIKRLDAAELSNILYKKSLDGARILSRETLLRDLFLNAKTNAGRLHVAKQLLRLPVENLKSFAGSKRGLSILNSWILDSMGKDGTQLLRHCVRLLVLVSTDLLAVRSSGIGKTVKEKVCVHTSRDIRAIASQLVSVWLEVFRKEKASSGGRKLSRQANTVDISKRKSINDPASGKPPLSMHHNTFEDKGSILTPATNSASIAHMKKSHGKQGSQQAANDLRRDVSSSKSQGSTGKIDTEMKDTHCAMSEEEKAAIAAAEAARAKALAAAEAYTSTEVRSNTQLQLPKIPSFHKFKSREQYSQNGESDIRKKRSGGILLGKQDCISEIDSRNCRVRDWSVDFSAACVNLDNSRMSADNLSQRSHSNEIASHLNFREHSGESVAVDSSLYTKAWIDSADGEGIKDYHAIERWQSQAAAAGSDFSNPAIHLKHEEDSNACSRLPSWKHDGVANDSSISQVTVNKENSKSHSHNSKSHSRGADRIKQAVADYVASLLMPLYNAKTLDRDAYKAIMKKSTAKVMEQSTDADKAMTVHEFLDFKRKNKIRPFVDKLIERHMEMKPDVKS from the exons ATGGATGGGGAAGATATGATTTCTGGGGGTAATAATAAGAGGACTAAAGAGATGGAGGATGGTACTGATTCTGATGATAATGAGATGATATTTAAACTAAGGAAGCCGCACGGTGTGAAAAAGAAGGTTTGCTTGGCACCGGAGGAGATGTGTGGTAATGGAGGAGGCGAGAATGCTGACTCCATTGAGGAGCTTGTTGATGTAGCACAAACGGATTTGGGAAGTATGGAGGATACCCTAGCTTGCTTTAGGAAGAGATTGAAGGGTCCTAAGAGAGATCGGGATTCTAGTGATGCAGGAGGGAATGTGTCTAGTCTGAATGTGGTGGCGGAGTCTTCTGATGGGCCTTTGAATGTTTCTTGCCAGTATGAAGGTTTGGATGAAAGATCTTGGTTGAATAAGGACAATGTGTATGAGGGGAGGGGTTCTGATTTGGATATGGACATGAAAGTAGAGAGACCTAATGTGGATTTGGCACTGAAGGGAATCGAGGATGGTGACGTGTCTGAAGGTGATTTGGCTGTACAGGAGTCTAGAAATACTCCAAAAGATGAAAAAGGGGTTTGTGTTTTGCTTAATGTTGGTATGCAACACTCTTCTGAAGAAATAATGGGAGATTCTTTGCCAGAAATGTTACGAACAGCACAATCTAGTTTTGTTAGTAAGTCTTGTACTGCTGTCAGTTCAGAGCAGAAATGTGGCAGTGGGGGCCAGAATTTGAATGATGGGTTGAGTCCTGATTCCAGATGTGCCAGCAAAACTGCTGATGGTACTCGCGATTTAAACATTCCTGATGGGCCATTAGCTGATCCCTGTTTTCCAGCCAACGTCTGCTATGGAGATAGCCAGCCATTATCTTGTGTACGATCTGAAGGTATTTGTTCTCCTTCTGACCAAAAGACCGCACTACAAGAAATAATTTGCAATGATGGTTTAAAGAAGTGTTCTGTCGTATTGCATGATGTTGAAGAAATCACTGACACCATGTCTCTTCCTAAAATGGGGGAAAGGGTGTCTCCAATTATTGAGGGTGAGCTCAAGAAAAGATTGACTGACGACCAAGTAGAATTGTTTAATATTCCTTCAAAATGCAGTGATTTTACGTCCAAGGACAAAGAAAAGTTCTCCCCTTGTAACTACGAGCCATTGGCTAAATCATCCGAGAATGTGCTGTGTGAAAGTAATCATCAGGTTTCTGAAAAAGTATTACAGGGATCCTCAAGACATGGAGCTATGTCGTTCTTTGGATGCCAACCAGAATTAGATGTAGGTGTGTTTTCTGAAACTAAGTTTGTCTCTGGTAAAAGTTGCAGTGATCAGAATATTATAGATACAAAGGATGAAGTGCAAGATTTTGTTTCAGGTAATTTGCTGAAAAAAAATTCTGCTGTTTCCGGTGGTTGTTTACATCCTACGGTGTCTAATGAAACAAATAACTCTGAATTGGCTGTTCAGCCAAATCACCCAGAGATACCTTCAAAAACACAAATTATTCCAAAGGACTCTGATGCCTATATTCCAAAGTGCAGTTTGGTATTACATCCGACTCAACCTTCCAAGAATACATATGAAAATACTTCTCTTGCAAATGGTGATTGTTTTTATGCCAAGAAAGACTCTGAAGGTGCCTCCCCTCAGAGCTTAATTCCAGAAGACAATGAGAATTCTGCAGAAAATGATGTCTCTGTGTCTGAGGTAGCCAACTTTGATGATAAGACATCTGCTGTTATTCGCCGCAAGGCAAAAAAGCGTCGGCATGGAGACATGGCGTATGAAGGGGATGCTGATTGGGAGGTTTTGATAAACGACCAAGCTTTTCTTGAAAGCCAGGGTGTTGATGGTGAGCGCATTCTTAAACCAAGAGGGAAGCTTGAATCTTTTTTGAATGTTGTTGAAGAGTCTGAAAGTGATGCAGTAGCAGTATCAGCTGGATTGAAAGCCCATGAAGCTGGTCCAGTTGAGAAAATAAGATTTAAGGAAATCTTAAAGCGTAAAGGGGGTCTCCAGGAATATATAGATTGCAG AAATCAGATACTAGCTCTTTGGGGCTGTGATATCACACGTATTTTGCTTCTTGCTGACTGTGGGGTTCATGATACTCCTTCTGAGGATGAACCTCCTCGCTCTTCTCTTATTAGGGATATCTACACATTTCTCGATCACTGT GGTTATATAAATGTTGGAATTGCTTCTCTAAAAGACAATGTTGAAAGTAGTGCCAAGCATAATTATACACTTGTAGGAGAAAAAGGATATGAAGAAAGTTATACAGCTTCTGTTGCTGACTCTGAAGATGGAGTTTCTTTTATTGTTGGTCAGACGAAAAAACCAGATGCTTCTGGAGAAACTAAGTGCGATCGTATAGTAGGTAATGCAGACCTGGCCACTGAAGTTACAAAAGACAAGATGAATGTTAATATGGTGACAATGGATATATCAAACATGACACAGCATGAAGAAAGAAAGAGTGATGATTGCCAGGAAAAACATGGGCACGGGGATGTTTCTGAGCAAAGCAATGAGTCTACCTGTGTTAAATCTGTCTTGGGTGATCAGATGGGTGATATTCTGAACTCTGATTCAGAGGTTAGAAAGAGAGTGATTGTCATTGGAGCCGGTCCTGCTGGTCTAACTGCTGCACGCCACTTACAACGTCTGGGATTTCCTGTAACTGTACTTGAGGCAAGGAGTAGGATAGGGGGTCGAGTATTTACAGATCGCTCATCTCTTTCTGTCCCTGTGGATCTTGGTGCTAGTATAATCACTGGTGTTGAGGCTGATGTGGCTACTGAGAGAAGACCAGATCCTTCTGCGTTGGTTTGTGCTCAGTTGGGTCTTGAGTTGACCGTGCTAAACAGTGACTGTCCTCTATATGACATAGCGACGAGACAAAAAGTTCCTTTAGATATGGATGAAGCTCTGGAAGCTGAATACAATAGTCTTCTTGATGACATGGTGTTGCTTGTTGCCCAGAAGGGTGACCAGGCCATGCGAATGTCCCTTGAAGATGGCTTAGAATATGCCCTCAAGAGGCGTCGTTTAGAACGCTCTCGAAGAAGTAACAAACACAATAATTACTTAGATGGTTCATTTGGTTTGAAAAGAGGCATAATTCATGGCAAAGAAATGGAAGAGGTCTTGAGTCCTCTCGAAAGAAGGGTTATGGATTGGCACTTTGCTAACTTGGAGTATGGATGTGCTGCTCTGCTGAAGGAGGTTTCTCTTCCCTACTGGAATCAAGATGATGTGTATGGAGGATTTGGAGGAGCTCATTGTATGATTAAAGGGGGTTACAGCACTGTTGTCGAATCTTTAGGAGATGGGCTTGACATCCATTTGAACCATGCTGTAACAAATGTGGCTTATGGAAGCACAGAACCAGGCCCGGGCAATAAAGTCAAAGTTTCTACATCAAATGGCAATGAGTTCTTTGGAGATGCTGTTCTGATTACTGTTCCATTGGGCTGCTTGAAGGCTGAAAGTATAAAATTCTCTCCACCTTTACCCCCGTGGAAATATTCTTCTATTGAGCGTCTTGGATTTGGAGTTCTCAATAAAGTTGTCTTGGAATTTCCCAGTGTGTTTTGGGATGATGCTGTTGATTACTTTGGAGCAACAGCTGAGGAGACAAGCAGAAGAGGCCACTGCTTTATGTTCTGGAATGTCAGGAAGACAGTGGGGGCTCCGGTCCTCATAGCATTAGTGGTTGGGAAAGCGGCCATAGATGGTCAGAATTTAAGCTCTTCCGATCATGCCAACCATGCATTAATGGTTCTCCGAAAACTTTTTGGGGAGGCTTCAGTTCCTGACCCCGTTGCATATGTTGTGACTGATTGGGGTAGGGATCCTTTTAGCTATGGTGCTTACTCTTATGTTGCTATTGGAGCATCGGGAGAAGACTATGATATATTAGGGAGGCCAGTTGATAACTGTTTGTTTTTTGCTGGTGAAGCAACCTGCAAAGAGCACCCGGATACAGTTGGTGGTGCAATGATGAGTGGACTCCGAGAGGCTGTGCGCTTAATTGACTTATTTAGCACTGGAAATGATTATACGGCAGAGGTGGAGGCAGTGGAGGCTGCACTGAAACAGTCAGATACTGAAAGAGAAGAAGTTAGGGATATTATAAAGAGACTTGATGCAGCAGAGCTTTCTAACATATTGTACAAGAAGTCTTTGGATGGTGCTCGAATCTTAAGCCGGGAAACTTTACTAAGGGATTTGTTCCTAAATGCAAAAACCAATGCTGGGCGCTTGCATGTGGCCAAACAGTTGCTACGTCTTCCTGTTGAAAACTTGAAGTCCTTTGCTGGGAGTAAACGGGGGCTAAGCATTCTCAACTCATGGATACTG GACTCAATGGGGAAGGATGGCACCCAACTCTTGCGACACTGTGTGCGTCTTCTTGTGCTTGTTTCAACTGATTTACTTGCTGTGCGCTCATCAG gcATTGGAAAAACAGTGAAGGAAAAAGTTTGTGTACATACTAGCCGTGATATTCGGGCTATAGCAAGCCAGTTGGTTAGTGTATGGCTTGAAGTCTTTCGCAAGGAAAAGGCATCTAGTGGAGGACGAAAGCTGTCAAGACAGGCAAATACTGTAGATATATCAAAGAGAAAATCAATTAACGATCCAGCATCAGGAAAACCACCTCTGAGTATGCATCATAATACTTTTGAGGATAAAGGAAGCATATTAACTCCTGCAACCAATTCAGCTTCCATTGCACATATGAAGAAATCACATGGCAAGCAAGGGAGTCAGCAAGCGGCAAATGACTTAAGGCGTGATGTCAGTTCTTCCAAGTCCCAAGGTTCGACAGGAAAAATAGACACTGAGATGAAGGATACCCACTGTGCTATGTCCGAGGAAGAAAAGGCTGCTATTGCTGCTGCAGAAGCTGCTCGTGCCAAAGCACTTGCTGCGGCTGAG GCATATACTTCTACTGAAGTTAGGAGCAATACGCAACTCCAGCTTCCGAAGATACCCTCATTCCACAAATTTAAGAGTCGGGAGCAATATTCACAAAATGGTGAGAGTGATATTAGGAAAAAACGGTCTGGTGGTATCTTGTTGGGAAAGCAAGATTGTATTTCAGAGATTGATTCTAGAAATTGCAGAGTTAGGGACTGGTCTGTTGATTTCTCTGCTGCTTGTGTTAACCTTGATAATTCCAGAATGTCAGCTGATAACCTGTCACAACGGAGTCATTCAAATGAGATTGCAAGCCATTTGAATTTCAGAGAGCACTCGGGAGAAAGTGTTGCAGTGGACAGCAGTTTATACACCAAAGCTTGGATTGACTCAGCTGATGGTGAGGGAATAAAAGATTACCATGCCATAGAGAGGTGGCAATCTCAAGCAGCGGCAGCTGGTTCTGATTTTTCTAATCCAGCCATACATTTGAAACATGAAGAGGATTCAAATGCCTGTTCAAGGTTACCCAGCTGGAAGCATGATGGAGTGGCAAATGACAGCTCTATTTCACAGGTTACTGTGAATAAGGAGAATTCAAAAAGCCATTCTCATAATTCAAAAAGTCATTCTCGAGGAGCAGATCGTATCAAACAGGCGGTTGCGGATTATGTTGCATCTTTACTTATGCCTCTTTATAATGCAAAAACACTAGACAGGGATGCTTACAAGGCTATAATGAAGAAAAGTACAGCCAAG GTCATGGAGCAATCCACAGATGCAGATAAAGCCATGACTGTTCACGAGTTTCTAGATTTCAAGCGGAAGAATAAG ATTCGACCTTTTGTGGACAAATTGATCGAGAGACACATGGAAATGAAACCAGATGTGAAATCTTAA